One Aegilops tauschii subsp. strangulata cultivar AL8/78 chromosome 7, Aet v6.0, whole genome shotgun sequence genomic window carries:
- the LOC109732437 gene encoding cysteine-rich receptor-like protein kinase 10 isoform X2, translating to MASPRAGHRQLMGASSSPAPSGDGEATAGRGSSQEAMKIMVSVLVVVIFCTLFYCIYCWRWRKRNAVRRSLLQSLRPMSSSDLPLMDLASIHAATDNFSKANKLGEGGFGPVYRGVLTGGSEIAVKRLSARSRQGAAEFRNEVELIAKLQHRNLVRLLGWCAERDEKLLVYEYLPNRSLDAFLFDASKSAQLDWKTRHSIILGIARGLLYLHEDSLLKVVHRDLKASNVLLDNKMRPKISDFGMAKIFEDECIEVNTGRVVGTYGYMAPEFVMEGVFSVKSDVFSFGVLLIEILGGKRNGALYLEEHEQTLIQDAWKSWTEEKAAEFMDPALGRAYSKEEAWRCFHVGLLCVQDDPELRPTMSSVLLMLISDHMNLPAPARPPMFTRLRTFPAAMIPFSTKTESTFSPQSINDVSITVVEPR from the exons ATGGCGTCGCCGCGCGCTGGGCACCGCCAGCTCATGGGCGCGTCGTCGTCCCCGGCGCCGtcgggcgacggcgaggcgacTGCGGGGCGCGGGTCGAGCCAGGAGGCGATGAAGATAATGGTATCCGTGCTGGTGGTGGTCATCTTCTGCACGCTCTTCTACTGCATCTACTGCTGGCGCTGGCGGAAGCGCAACG CCGTGAGGAGATCGCTGCTCCAGAGCCTGCGGCCGATGTCGAGCTCGGACCTGCCGCTCATGGACCTCGCCTCCATCCACGCCGCCACCGACAACTTCTCCAAGGCCAACAAGCTCGGCGAGGGCGGCTTCGGCCCTGTCTACAGA GGCGTGCTGACGGGCGGGTCGGAGATCGCGGTGAAGCGGCTGTCGGCGCGGTCGCGGCAGGGCGCGGCAGAGTTCCGGAACGAGGTGGAGCTGATCGCCAAGCTGCAGCACCGCAACCTGGTGCGGCTGCTGGGCTGGTGCGCCGAGCGCGACGAGAAGCTGCTGGTCTACGAGTACCTCCCCAACCGCAGCCTCGACGCCTTCCTCTTCG ATGCAAGCAAGAGCGCGCAGCTGGACTGGAAAACCCGGCACAGCATCATCCTGGGCATCGCCCGCGGGCTGCTCTACCTCCACGAGGACTCGCTGCTCAAGGTCGTCCACCGGGACCTCAAGGCCAGCAACGTGCTCCTCGACAACAAGATGAGGCCCAAGATCTCCGACTTCGGCATGGCCAAGATCTTCGAGGACGAGTGCATCGAGGTTAACACCGGCCGCGTCGTCGGAACCTA CGGGTACATGGCGCCGGAGTTCGTGATGGAGGGCGTGTTCTCGGTCAAGTCGGACGTGTTCAGCTTCGGGGTCCTTCTCATCGAGATCCTCGGCGGCAAGCGGAACGGCGCGCTCTACCTCGAGGAGCACGAGCAGACCCTCATCCAAGAC GCATGGAAGAGCTGGACGGAGGAGAAGGCGGCCGAGTTCATGGACCCGGCGCTGGGGCGGGCCTACTCCAAGGAGGAGGCGTGGCGGTGCTTCCACGTGGGACTCCTCTGCGTGCAGGACGACCCGGAGCTCCGGCCGACCATGTCCAGCGTCCTGCTCATGCTCATCAGCGACCACATGAACCTGCCCGCGCCGGCCAGGCCGCCCATGTTCACCCGGCTGAGGACCTTCCCGGCGGCGATGATCCCCTTCTCCACCAAGACCGAGTCCACCTTCTCGCCCCAGTCCATCAACGACGTCTCCATCACCGTCGTCGAGCCGCGATGA
- the LOC109732437 gene encoding cysteine-rich receptor-like protein kinase 10 isoform X1, with the protein MILSTANAPFSQDNNCGVAASNALPTAGAGRRKNKDPVRQAITGRDLPPPEQRMASPRAGHRQLMGASSSPAPSGDGEATAGRGSSQEAMKIMVSVLVVVIFCTLFYCIYCWRWRKRNAVRRSLLQSLRPMSSSDLPLMDLASIHAATDNFSKANKLGEGGFGPVYRGVLTGGSEIAVKRLSARSRQGAAEFRNEVELIAKLQHRNLVRLLGWCAERDEKLLVYEYLPNRSLDAFLFDASKSAQLDWKTRHSIILGIARGLLYLHEDSLLKVVHRDLKASNVLLDNKMRPKISDFGMAKIFEDECIEVNTGRVVGTYGYMAPEFVMEGVFSVKSDVFSFGVLLIEILGGKRNGALYLEEHEQTLIQDAWKSWTEEKAAEFMDPALGRAYSKEEAWRCFHVGLLCVQDDPELRPTMSSVLLMLISDHMNLPAPARPPMFTRLRTFPAAMIPFSTKTESTFSPQSINDVSITVVEPR; encoded by the exons ATGATACTTTCCACTGCAAATGCGCCCTTTAGCCAGGATAATAACTGCGGTGTTGCTGCGTCGAACGCTCTGCCGACTGCCGGTGCCGGAAGAAGGAAAAACAAAGATCCG GTTCGTCAGGCAATCACCGGCAGAGACCTTCCTCCGCCGGAGCAGCGCATGGCGTCGCCGCGCGCTGGGCACCGCCAGCTCATGGGCGCGTCGTCGTCCCCGGCGCCGtcgggcgacggcgaggcgacTGCGGGGCGCGGGTCGAGCCAGGAGGCGATGAAGATAATGGTATCCGTGCTGGTGGTGGTCATCTTCTGCACGCTCTTCTACTGCATCTACTGCTGGCGCTGGCGGAAGCGCAACG CCGTGAGGAGATCGCTGCTCCAGAGCCTGCGGCCGATGTCGAGCTCGGACCTGCCGCTCATGGACCTCGCCTCCATCCACGCCGCCACCGACAACTTCTCCAAGGCCAACAAGCTCGGCGAGGGCGGCTTCGGCCCTGTCTACAGA GGCGTGCTGACGGGCGGGTCGGAGATCGCGGTGAAGCGGCTGTCGGCGCGGTCGCGGCAGGGCGCGGCAGAGTTCCGGAACGAGGTGGAGCTGATCGCCAAGCTGCAGCACCGCAACCTGGTGCGGCTGCTGGGCTGGTGCGCCGAGCGCGACGAGAAGCTGCTGGTCTACGAGTACCTCCCCAACCGCAGCCTCGACGCCTTCCTCTTCG ATGCAAGCAAGAGCGCGCAGCTGGACTGGAAAACCCGGCACAGCATCATCCTGGGCATCGCCCGCGGGCTGCTCTACCTCCACGAGGACTCGCTGCTCAAGGTCGTCCACCGGGACCTCAAGGCCAGCAACGTGCTCCTCGACAACAAGATGAGGCCCAAGATCTCCGACTTCGGCATGGCCAAGATCTTCGAGGACGAGTGCATCGAGGTTAACACCGGCCGCGTCGTCGGAACCTA CGGGTACATGGCGCCGGAGTTCGTGATGGAGGGCGTGTTCTCGGTCAAGTCGGACGTGTTCAGCTTCGGGGTCCTTCTCATCGAGATCCTCGGCGGCAAGCGGAACGGCGCGCTCTACCTCGAGGAGCACGAGCAGACCCTCATCCAAGAC GCATGGAAGAGCTGGACGGAGGAGAAGGCGGCCGAGTTCATGGACCCGGCGCTGGGGCGGGCCTACTCCAAGGAGGAGGCGTGGCGGTGCTTCCACGTGGGACTCCTCTGCGTGCAGGACGACCCGGAGCTCCGGCCGACCATGTCCAGCGTCCTGCTCATGCTCATCAGCGACCACATGAACCTGCCCGCGCCGGCCAGGCCGCCCATGTTCACCCGGCTGAGGACCTTCCCGGCGGCGATGATCCCCTTCTCCACCAAGACCGAGTCCACCTTCTCGCCCCAGTCCATCAACGACGTCTCCATCACCGTCGTCGAGCCGCGATGA
- the LOC109732436 gene encoding uncharacterized protein — MRNVKAKMATHAVEQGISLHQGGTSCRLSRRLADPAQSTWASLHTDLLDLIASRVLASDLLDYVRFRAVCLGWRVTTPCPRGRGVVDPCFHPRQWMMFPEGGGLYPGHPALLGYVRFFNLSTSTFVRVRLPGFRNHSVLDCPDGLLLLRHNKSTVICLLHPFTGDVVLFPPLSSIFPQLAKFISDFSKIQDTRFVRASVSVNLVGTVTMMLALTGLDRVAYASTGDRQWTPTSWKMKHLYSALPFGGSLYVVDGGWGLEPSRILRIDPPEDSNPSSWSVIPPQMVTQCPVKLLRMPQLVECNSELLLVGYDSGHSRIVFFRVADLLNGVTTMQLTSIGDQAVFIGGWNMAVNSKSLPSVQGNSIAIINEIGGGLAGRGTLPLYDLGSGTWSQVFDGPFLDGPMPRPYSLVLHVATCCQRLFWNSGKILCFNTDVGLGAEE; from the coding sequence ATGAGGAATGTGAAAGCTAAAATGGCCACACACGCAGTGGAGCAAGGCATTTCTCTGCACCAAGGCGGCACCAGCTGTCGCCTATCCAGACGCCTCGCTGATCCTGCCCAATCCACATGGGCATCACTGCACACAGACCTGCTCGACCTGATTGCCAGTCGGGTACTCGCCAGCGACCTTCTGGACTACGTCCGGTTCCGTGCAGTGTGCTTAGGATGGCGTGTCACGACTCCTTGCCCACGCGGTCGAGGCGTGGTTGACCCGTGCTTCCACCCACGTCAGTGGATGATGTTCCCAGAAGGTGGCGGTCTGTACCCAGGCCACCCTGCACTACTTGGCTATGTACGCTTCTTCAACCTCTCTACCAGCACCTTCGTTCGCGTCAGACTCCCTGGCTTCAGAAACCACTCTGTGCTTGACTGCCCTGACGGCCTCCTTCTCCTGCGGCACAACAAGAGCACTGTCATCTGCCTTCTCCACCCCTTTACAGGCGACGTCGTTTTGTTCCCGCCTCTTTCCTCCATCTTCCCTCAGCTGGCCAAGTTCATCAGTGACTTTAGCAAGATTCAGGACACCCGGTTTGTCCGCGCGTCCGTCTCCGTCAATCTGGTTGGTACTGTCACCATGATGCTCGCGTTGACTGGCCTTGATCGTGTGGCGTATGCATCCACCGGTGACCGGCAGTGGACTCCTACGAGCTGGAAAATGAAGCACTTGTACTCGGCATTGCCATTCGGTGGCAGCCTCTATGTGGTGGATGGAGGGTGGGGTCTCGAACCATCGCGCATCCTGCGCATCGATCCTCCAGAAGATTCCAACCCCTCCTCATGGTCAGTGATACCACCACAAATGGTCACCCAATGTCCAGTGAAACTGTTGAGGATGCCTCAACTGGTAGAGTGCAACTCCGAGCTGCTTTTGGTTGGCTATGACAGTGGACACTCAAGGATTGTGTTTTTCCGGGTTGCTGACCTTCTAAATGGAGTCACCACCATGCAGCTGACAAGCATCGGTGATCAAGCCGTCTTCATCGGCGGATGGAACATGGCTGTTAACTCCAAGAGCCTGCCATCCGTCCAGGGGAACTCCATCGCCATTATCAATGAAATAGGTGGTGGTCTTGCAGGCAGGGGAACTCTACCGCTATACGATCTTGGCAGCGGTACCTGGTCACAGGTGTTTGACGGACCCTTCCTCGATGGACCCATGCCTAGGCCGTACAGCCTTGTCCTCCACGTCGCAACCTGCTGCCAGCGCCTTTTCTGGAACAGTGGGAAAATCTTGTGTTTCAACACAGACGTAGGACTAGGAGCCGAGGAGTGA